The Winogradskyella schleiferi genome contains the following window.
TATTCAAAATAACATATCATCCTGAGATTCCTGCCTACGCAGGAATTTTAAATATCAAAACCCACCTGTCTCAACAGATGGGTTTTGCCCTAACTAAACTAAATTAACCTTAATTACAACCGCTTAAAATAATAATTAAGATCTCCTACTAAGATTATAAAAGCGCGTTTGCTTTTATATAGAGTATTTACGTACAGAATTTAGTTTTGGATGTTTTGCGTTGACATTTTTTTCAAAATTTAAATAAAACTTAAAAACAAGTCGATTATGACCTTAGATTTAGCTCTTGTTATTTAAATATTAGCTATAATAGCAAATTGATAATTTGAAATAAAATGGAAAAATAGCACAGAATTGATTTGTTTAAAAAGAGATTAGCTGCGCTGAACCTAAAGGTTTGTCTGCGGTCGCAGGAATTTTTAGAGCAGTTTAGCTTCTTCCCAAAACACATCCATTTCGGCAAGTGTCATGTCCTTCAAAGATTTGTCTAAATCTTTAGCCTTGGCTTCAAGATATTGAAAGCGTTTAATGAATTTTTTGTTGGTACGTTCTAGAGCGTTTTCAGGATTAACTTTTAGGAAGCGAGCGTAATTTATCATTGAAAACATAACGTCGCCGAACTCGCTTTCAATCGCATCTTGGTCGCCTTTGGCGATTTCAGCCTTTAATTCGGCCAACTCCTCCTCTACTTTTTCAAAAACCTGTTCAGGTTCTTCCCAATCAAAACCAACACCAGCAACTTTATCTTGAATTCTGCTAGCCTTAACCATAGCAGGTAAACTTTTTGGCACACCTTCGAGTACACTTTTCTTACCTTCTTTTAACTTCAGTTGTTCCCAATTGCGCTTAACGTCTTCTTCGTTCTCAACTTTTACATCGCCATAAATATGTGGATGGCGATCGATAAGTTTGTCGCAAATACTATTGCAGACATCTGCAATATCAAAATTGTTAGTTTCGCTTCCTATTTTAGAATAGAAAACAATATGCAAAAGCACATCTCCCAATTCCTTTTTTACCTCGTCCAAATCATTGACGAGAATGGCATCGCCAAGTTCGTAAACTTCCTCAATAGTGAGATGACGCAACGATTCCATGGTTTGTTTTTTATCCCAAGGACATAGCTCGCGCAGCTCATCCATGATAGTTAACAAACGCTCAAAGGCTTTTAATTGGGCTGTTTTATCAGACATTAATTTCATATAAAATGTTCTCGATACAATTTTGTTCTGAAAATATTCCGAACAAAATCACTCGAACTGATGCATGCTTTATTCTTCCTCAGAAGACGTGTCTTTATCTTCTTTTGGTTCCTCAAGTGCACCTAATAAATCATTCTTTTGAAGTAAGTTGTACCATTGCACCACTTTCTTAATATCTGATGGATAGACACGATCTTCATCATACTCTGGTAATACTTCAAAGAAAAATTCTTCTAAAGTATCTTTTCCATCTTTATGGCTAATCGATGTTGGTTGTCCGTTTTCTTTTTCTTTAACTTTTTTAAGTACGTCTCTCAAAGGCACTTCTTCAGTCAAGGTATATATAGCGATTTCACTAAGAATGCTAATATTACTATGCGCACCAACTGTGATACGCTTTTTATCAATTAACGATTCTACAACCGCACCTGTTCTGGTCTGGGTAACAATTTGGTATAATCCCGGTTTTCCGGAAATGGATAGTATTTTGTCTAAGCTCATATATATGGTATTAGCGTTTTCTGCTCATTGCAGGAAATCGCATTTTG
Protein-coding sequences here:
- the mazG gene encoding nucleoside triphosphate pyrophosphohydrolase, whose amino-acid sequence is MSDKTAQLKAFERLLTIMDELRELCPWDKKQTMESLRHLTIEEVYELGDAILVNDLDEVKKELGDVLLHIVFYSKIGSETNNFDIADVCNSICDKLIDRHPHIYGDVKVENEEDVKRNWEQLKLKEGKKSVLEGVPKSLPAMVKASRIQDKVAGVGFDWEEPEQVFEKVEEELAELKAEIAKGDQDAIESEFGDVMFSMINYARFLKVNPENALERTNKKFIKRFQYLEAKAKDLDKSLKDMTLAEMDVFWEEAKLL
- a CDS encoding DUF5606 family protein, which codes for MSLDKILSISGKPGLYQIVTQTRTGAVVESLIDKKRITVGAHSNISILSEIAIYTLTEEVPLRDVLKKVKEKENGQPTSISHKDGKDTLEEFFFEVLPEYDEDRVYPSDIKKVVQWYNLLQKNDLLGALEEPKEDKDTSSEEE